A genomic segment from Gemmatimonadota bacterium encodes:
- a CDS encoding GNAT family N-acetyltransferase gives MSIPTLQTQRLTLRPFDVEDASVVQSLAGAPEIALTTQNIPHPYEDGMAEAWIATHRPGWDAGKLLTVAITSNADGLVGAVGLHINAAHRRGELGYWVGLPYWNRGYATESARALLYYGFNELRLNRIQARHMTRNPSSGRVMEKLGMKPEGIQRQHVVAHGEFEDVAMYAILRSEYGVDPRGAF, from the coding sequence TCCATCCCGACACTTCAGACCCAGCGGTTGACCCTTCGTCCTTTCGACGTCGAGGACGCCTCGGTTGTTCAGAGCCTCGCGGGAGCCCCTGAGATCGCCCTAACGACACAGAATATCCCTCATCCGTACGAAGACGGGATGGCTGAGGCTTGGATCGCTACTCATCGGCCCGGCTGGGATGCCGGGAAGCTCCTCACGGTCGCGATCACATCGAATGCTGATGGCTTGGTGGGGGCCGTTGGCCTCCACATCAACGCCGCGCACCGCCGAGGCGAACTTGGATACTGGGTGGGGCTGCCCTACTGGAATCGGGGCTATGCCACGGAGTCCGCGAGAGCGTTGCTCTATTACGGTTTCAATGAGCTTCGTCTGAACCGGATCCAGGCACGTCACATGACCCGTAACCCGTCTTCGGGGCGGGTGATGGAGAAGCTCGGCATGAAGCCGGAAGGGATTCAACGGCAACACGTCGTGGCGCATGGCGAGTTTGAGGACGTTGCGATGTACGCGATCCTGAGGTCGGAGTATGGCGTCGACCCTCGTGGCGCGTTCTAA